In one window of Arachis ipaensis cultivar K30076 chromosome B06, Araip1.1, whole genome shotgun sequence DNA:
- the LOC107648362 gene encoding protein MIZU-KUSSEI 1-like produces MVHEHGRHRPMEESRSASNTPQSVYYSPRSSTASTRTVATPPTPPPLPTPSKISLVQPSQKKKHKTKFIRAVRSVFRSFPILAPSCKFPTPGGDGPHRAVNLSGTKVCGTLFGYRKGRVSLSLQENPRCLPSFVVELSMQTGVLQREMAAGMVRIALECERRPEKDKITIMEEPLWTMFCNGKKVGYAVKREATEEDLHVMELLKAVSMGAGVLLGRSDVDGGDGEFSYMRAHFEHVVGSKDSETLYMLSPDGVNNCGPELTIFFVRI; encoded by the coding sequence atggTTCATGAACATGGTCGTCATCGACCAATGGAGGAGTCAAGATCCGCATCAAACACACCGCAATCCGTATATTATTCTCCACGCTCTTCAACTGCATCAACAAGAACGGTAGCCACACCTCCCACACCACCACCTCTTCCAACCCCTTCCAAAATCTCCCTCGTCCAACCCTCCCagaagaagaaacacaaaacAAAATTCATCCGCGCCGTCCGCTCCGTCTTCCGCTCTTTTCCCATTCTTGCCCCTTCATGCAAGTTCCCAACCCCCGGCGGAGACGGTCCTCACAGGGCCGTCAACCTAAGCGGCACCAAAGTTTGCGGCACCTTGTTCGGTTACCGCAAAGGACGCGTGAGCCTTTCCCTTCAAGAGAATCCGAGGTGCCTCCCTTCGTTCGTGGTTGAGTTATCTATGCAGACCGGTGTTCTTCAGAGGGAGATGGCGGCTGGGATGGTTAGGATCGCCCTCGAATGCGAGAGGCGGCCGGAGAAGGACAAGATAACGATAATGGAGGAACCGTTGTGGACCATGTTTTGTAACGGCAAGAAAGTTGGTTATGCTGTGAAGAGGGAAGCCACAGAGGAGGATCTTCACGTGATGGAGCTTCTCAAGGCTGTATCCATGGGTGCGGGTGTTTTGTTAGGGAGATCTGACGTGGACGGTGGAGATGGAGAGTTCTCTTACATGCGTGCACATTTCGAACACGTTGTGGGCTCCAAAGATTCTGAGACTTTGTATATGCTGAGCCCTGATGGTGTGAATAACTGTGGGCCTGAGCTAACTATATTTTTTGTCAGGATCTAA
- the LOC107647252 gene encoding uncharacterized protein LOC107647252 — MMEGMIIEFFRPCKFDSIWRYSIDDVCHNPAWLEFVPASGKEKTRKMDYIRYGGHFLIEIRGPREDAVEVRKKIIEFCESTFVLRLDNLKLEIEHISRGIQFLDHIICQRVIYPTLRYTGSGGNIVSEKGVGNLLSVTASLPQCIRQFRHLELVKGNKDPKPLPCTPML, encoded by the coding sequence ATGATGGAAGGGATGATTATTGAGTTTTTTAGGCCTTGTAAGTTTGATTCAATATGGCGGTATTCAATTGATGATGTTTGTCATAACCCTGCATGGCTAGAGTTTGTTCCAGCCAGTGGAAAGGAGAAGACTAGGAAGATGGATTACATAAGATATGGGGGTCACTTCTTAATTGAAATTAGAGGGCCTAGGGAGGATGCAGTGGAAGTTAGGAAGAAAATTATTGAGTTTTGTGAGAGTACTTTTGTATTAAGGTTAGATAATTTAAAGCTAGAGATTGAGCATATTTCAAGGGGGATCCAGTTCTTGGATCATATAATATGCCAGAGGGTGATATATCCAACATTGCGTTACACTGGTTCTGGAGGTAACATTGTGAGTGAAAAGGGTGTTGGAAACTTGCTTTCGGTTACTGCTAGCTTGCCACAATGCATTCGTCAATTTAGGCATCTAGAACTGGTGAAGGGTAACAAGGACCCGAAGCCACTTCCTTGTACTCCTATGTTGTAG